From one Variovorax sp. PBL-H6 genomic stretch:
- a CDS encoding CDC27 family protein, producing the protein MVNHHNHPDPAVAELISQSSNLFGRLFEEIQAGPESASADAPPAPELAYDPLAALAIVEQLCEQEDWRNALPVASHLFVRQSQNPRVAYLLASCLQRLGQNAMALSLYVHCTQLEDEAPTPGPLFRIGECLAALERNSEALDAFDASIELARLDVGHSDILVIASEKADALRALR; encoded by the coding sequence ATGGTCAATCACCACAACCACCCCGATCCGGCAGTGGCTGAACTCATCAGCCAGAGTTCGAATCTGTTCGGCCGCCTTTTCGAGGAAATCCAGGCCGGACCCGAATCGGCAAGCGCCGATGCACCCCCAGCGCCTGAGCTGGCTTACGACCCTCTGGCGGCGCTCGCCATCGTCGAGCAGTTGTGCGAACAGGAGGACTGGCGCAACGCGCTTCCCGTTGCCTCGCACCTATTCGTCCGGCAATCGCAGAACCCGCGTGTCGCCTATCTGCTGGCCTCGTGTCTGCAGCGTCTTGGCCAGAACGCGATGGCCCTGAGCCTCTACGTCCATTGCACGCAACTGGAAGACGAAGCGCCGACGCCGGGCCCCCTGTTCCGAATCGGAGAGTGTCTTGCCGCTCTGGAACGCAACAGCGAGGCCCTTGACGCGTTCGACGCCTCCATCGAACTCGCTCGTCTGGATGTCGGTCATTCGGACATCCTGGTCATCGCCAGTGAAAAAGCAGATGCGTTGCGCGCACTGCGTTGA
- a CDS encoding ferritin-like domain-containing protein: protein MALNTEVMAADDVVDVLNDLLENSRDGEYGFRTCAEEVKSPELKRVFSDRAAACAQGASELSQLIVANGGKPAEGGTAAGAMHRGWVHVKGAVGANSELSMLEECERGEDAAVARYRKALKENLPADVRSVVERQAEGAQRNHDQIKMLRDQARARG, encoded by the coding sequence ATGGCACTGAATACCGAAGTCATGGCCGCCGACGACGTGGTCGACGTACTGAACGATCTGCTCGAGAACTCGCGCGACGGCGAGTACGGCTTTCGCACCTGCGCCGAAGAGGTGAAATCGCCCGAGCTGAAGCGCGTGTTCAGCGACCGCGCCGCCGCTTGCGCGCAAGGCGCGAGCGAGCTCTCTCAGTTGATCGTGGCGAATGGCGGCAAACCGGCCGAGGGCGGCACCGCCGCGGGTGCAATGCATCGCGGATGGGTGCACGTGAAAGGGGCTGTGGGCGCCAACAGCGAACTGTCGATGCTCGAGGAGTGCGAGCGCGGCGAAGACGCGGCCGTGGCGCGCTACCGCAAGGCCCTGAAGGAGAACCTGCCGGCCGACGTGCGCAGCGTGGTCGAGCGTCAAGCCGAAGGCGCGCAGCGCAATCACGACCAGATCAAGATGCTGCGCGACCAGGCGCGCGCCCGCGGTTGA